Proteins from a genomic interval of Cucumis melo cultivar AY chromosome 7, USDA_Cmelo_AY_1.0, whole genome shotgun sequence:
- the LOC103487620 gene encoding F-box protein SKIP31 isoform X2 — MAIPDEDDEFLAQFLESEVLSEVSDKEEGNVQEEPKPKRARIEQISPNEQREVVSVTSSSSQSKGVVPGRIESGIFSKIPPELFRHILKFLSSEDLISCSLVCRFLNSAASDESLWRRLYCLRWGMLPTSKKLRQCPWKKLYIQRDEEDMTQLVRDCSSEFKEYYIQMQAAKRSQAPLPSQDDQIILDRTMADQVSTWKSSRGLTDKIVLDHTCSGETCTYYQIGDAFVCEKTGLVHVCDDTCREVIMDPNDEQLVCTISGHCFDSLLLPDAMEPDTEQQQAGGTDEAEPFMGSGRFARAYLLGYNCADEAELEATLRFC; from the exons ATGGCCATTCCAGATGAAGACGACGAGTTCTTGGCTCAATTTCTCGAATCAGAGGTTCTCTCGGAGGTCTCCGACAAG GAGGAGGGGAACGTGCAGGAGGAACCAAAGCCTAAGAGAGCTCGAATCGAACAGATTAGCCCTAACGAACAAAGAGAGGTAGTTTCTGTTACTAGTTCCTCCTCTCAATCCAAGGGCGTTGTTCCTGGGAGGATTGAGAGTGGAATTTTCAGTAAAATTCCTCCGGAGCTCTTCCGCCATATCCTCAAGTTTCTCTCATCAGAG GATCTCATTTCTTGTTCATTGGTTTGTCGATTTTTAAATTCTGCGGCGTCTGATGAATCATTGTGGCGCAGATT ATATTGTCTGCGTTGGGGTATGTTGCCCACGTCCAAGAAGTTGCGCCAATGTCCTTGGAAAAAACTTTATATTCAG CGTGACGAAGAAGATATGACTCAACTGGTTCGAGATTGTTCTTCTGAGTTTAAAGAGTACTACATCCAAATGCAAGCTGCAAAGAGAAGTCAAGCTCCTCTTCCTTCTCAG GATGACCAAATAATTCTTGATAGGACCATGGCTGATCAAGTATCTACATGGAAGAGCAGCAGGGGATTGACTGACAAGATAGTCCTAGATCACACTTGTTCTGGAGAAACGTGTACATATTACCAAATTGGAGATGCATTTGTATGTGAAAAGACTGGACTTGTTCATG TATGTGACGACACTTGCAGAGAAGTCATTATGGATCCCAATGATGAACAACTTGTCTGCACAATATCTGGACACTGCTTTGATTCTCTACTTTTGCCAGACGCTATGGAACCAGATACT GAACAGCAACAAGCCGGTGGAACCGATGAGGCGGAACCATTCATGGGTTCAGGCCGTTTTG CTCGAGCTTACTTGTTGGGGTACAATTGTGCTGACGAAGCGGAGCTAGAAGCTACTTTGAGGTTTTGTTGA
- the LOC103487620 gene encoding F-box protein SKIP31 isoform X1: MAIPDEDDEFLAQFLESEVLSEVSDKEEGNVQEEPKPKRARIEQISPNEQREVVSVTSSSSQSKGVVPGRIESGIFSKIPPELFRHILKFLSSEDLISCSLVCRFLNSAASDESLWRRLYCLRWGMLPTSKKLRQCPWKKLYIQRDEEDMTQLVRDCSSEFKEYYIQMQAAKRSQAPLPSQVQDDQIILDRTMADQVSTWKSSRGLTDKIVLDHTCSGETCTYYQIGDAFVCEKTGLVHVCDDTCREVIMDPNDEQLVCTISGHCFDSLLLPDAMEPDTEQQQAGGTDEAEPFMGSGRFARAYLLGYNCADEAELEATLRFC; encoded by the exons ATGGCCATTCCAGATGAAGACGACGAGTTCTTGGCTCAATTTCTCGAATCAGAGGTTCTCTCGGAGGTCTCCGACAAG GAGGAGGGGAACGTGCAGGAGGAACCAAAGCCTAAGAGAGCTCGAATCGAACAGATTAGCCCTAACGAACAAAGAGAGGTAGTTTCTGTTACTAGTTCCTCCTCTCAATCCAAGGGCGTTGTTCCTGGGAGGATTGAGAGTGGAATTTTCAGTAAAATTCCTCCGGAGCTCTTCCGCCATATCCTCAAGTTTCTCTCATCAGAG GATCTCATTTCTTGTTCATTGGTTTGTCGATTTTTAAATTCTGCGGCGTCTGATGAATCATTGTGGCGCAGATT ATATTGTCTGCGTTGGGGTATGTTGCCCACGTCCAAGAAGTTGCGCCAATGTCCTTGGAAAAAACTTTATATTCAG CGTGACGAAGAAGATATGACTCAACTGGTTCGAGATTGTTCTTCTGAGTTTAAAGAGTACTACATCCAAATGCAAGCTGCAAAGAGAAGTCAAGCTCCTCTTCCTTCTCAG GTGCAGGATGACCAAATAATTCTTGATAGGACCATGGCTGATCAAGTATCTACATGGAAGAGCAGCAGGGGATTGACTGACAAGATAGTCCTAGATCACACTTGTTCTGGAGAAACGTGTACATATTACCAAATTGGAGATGCATTTGTATGTGAAAAGACTGGACTTGTTCATG TATGTGACGACACTTGCAGAGAAGTCATTATGGATCCCAATGATGAACAACTTGTCTGCACAATATCTGGACACTGCTTTGATTCTCTACTTTTGCCAGACGCTATGGAACCAGATACT GAACAGCAACAAGCCGGTGGAACCGATGAGGCGGAACCATTCATGGGTTCAGGCCGTTTTG CTCGAGCTTACTTGTTGGGGTACAATTGTGCTGACGAAGCGGAGCTAGAAGCTACTTTGAGGTTTTGTTGA